A genomic segment from Polyangium mundeleinium encodes:
- a CDS encoding serine/threonine-protein kinase — MACPGENTLNALLGGQLAPEMATRTEHHVGECPACQELLAVVGQPLGTSGGYDATPELGTRHEDTAPTAREARTPSADAPLQPGSAVRRYVVLSKVGAGGMGVVYAAYDPELNRRVALKVLRAEDQGEGSEQARARLLSEAQTLARLAHPNVVAIHDVGVTHGNVFLVMEFVEGPTLAAWLAERRRPVPEVLPIFLQAGRGLAAAHAVGIVHRDFKPANVVVGRDDRVRVLDFGLAREGQPQLPPRGAASLGAGAAGETSLSVVAGTPAYMAPEQHLGRRADARADQFSFCVALHEALHGVRPFRGDTAREILDSIQRGDVVSPRAGELPAWLNEALRRGLSAKPEARHPSLVELLAILERDRRALRRRIGMVVVPLLAAAVAGVAVRASMGPAAEPLCQGASRRLEGVWDTSGREAVRASFLATGLPYAAGAFDQVAADLDRRATEWASAHTQACEATRVRGEQTEEQLGRRMVCLERRLTDLGALTQALAQADVAVVDGSARAVSELAPVSDCENLASLSSMDPRPEDPAAQEEINRISGDLSRARAELAVGRYEDGLARMDPLIERAAGTRHGPLSAEALYLRARLRDLLGRDREAEVDYHAAAHAAISSHHDEIVASAWVDLFGILSFDTRRAEEAARSLDYARATIRRRGANPELTARLSVRICTRGNALADAPQIEADCRRAIDEVERFAPHDPELLAASLQALGSALRNQGKLADARAAVDRAITTLSKTLGKDHPSALRARRALALVHQESGALAEAEAESRSILESSERNLPADHPMRRSALFDLARVLTTRGDHAGALPLFQQAYEAQRRARGEDSEQAATCLEAMGRAQHSLGRKKEAIDHYQRSLAIREKTLGADHVSVAGTLVLLAVVRDDEGAHEEAISLVRRALDIREKALGPEHPLVAKTLDTLGRFYTTLGRLDAAEPLLERSLVINEARLGKEHPSLADALVPLADIHLERHAPKRAIPLLERAIALYVRHPGDPAILAEARYSLAQALVAVGEDRRRAITLADEARAGYVAAGPRAESAVAEVDAWLRQNRR; from the coding sequence ATGGCTTGCCCGGGTGAAAACACGCTGAACGCGCTCCTCGGCGGCCAGCTCGCGCCCGAGATGGCCACGCGCACCGAGCACCACGTGGGCGAATGCCCCGCGTGCCAGGAGCTGCTCGCCGTCGTGGGACAACCCCTCGGCACGTCAGGCGGGTACGACGCGACGCCGGAGCTCGGCACGCGCCACGAGGACACGGCCCCGACGGCCCGGGAGGCGCGAACGCCGAGCGCCGACGCCCCGCTGCAGCCGGGCAGCGCCGTCCGCCGCTACGTCGTGCTTTCCAAGGTGGGCGCCGGCGGAATGGGCGTGGTGTATGCCGCCTACGACCCGGAGCTGAACCGGCGGGTGGCATTGAAGGTGCTCCGCGCCGAGGACCAGGGGGAGGGGAGCGAGCAGGCCCGCGCGCGCCTGCTCTCCGAGGCGCAGACGCTGGCGCGCCTCGCCCATCCGAACGTGGTCGCGATCCACGACGTGGGCGTGACCCATGGAAACGTCTTCCTCGTGATGGAGTTCGTCGAGGGGCCGACGCTGGCTGCGTGGCTCGCCGAGCGCCGTCGCCCGGTTCCCGAGGTCCTCCCCATCTTCCTCCAGGCGGGCCGGGGGCTCGCCGCCGCGCACGCCGTGGGGATCGTGCACCGGGACTTCAAGCCCGCGAACGTCGTGGTCGGGCGCGACGACCGGGTGCGCGTGCTCGACTTTGGCCTCGCGCGGGAAGGGCAACCGCAGCTTCCGCCCCGGGGCGCCGCATCCCTCGGCGCGGGCGCGGCCGGGGAGACGTCGCTGAGCGTCGTCGCGGGCACGCCCGCGTACATGGCGCCCGAGCAACACCTCGGCCGACGCGCCGACGCGCGCGCGGATCAATTCAGCTTTTGCGTCGCCCTCCACGAGGCCCTCCACGGCGTACGCCCCTTCCGCGGCGACACGGCGCGGGAGATCCTCGATTCCATCCAGCGCGGCGACGTCGTCTCCCCGCGCGCGGGGGAGCTCCCGGCCTGGTTGAACGAGGCCCTTCGGCGCGGGCTCTCCGCGAAGCCCGAGGCCCGACACCCCTCGCTCGTGGAGCTGCTCGCGATCCTCGAACGGGATCGGCGCGCGCTTCGCCGGCGGATCGGGATGGTCGTCGTTCCGCTGCTCGCGGCGGCCGTCGCGGGCGTGGCCGTTCGCGCCTCGATGGGGCCGGCCGCGGAGCCTCTTTGCCAGGGGGCGTCGAGGCGGCTCGAAGGCGTGTGGGACACGTCCGGGCGCGAAGCCGTCCGCGCGTCCTTCCTGGCGACCGGGCTGCCCTATGCGGCGGGGGCCTTCGACCAGGTCGCGGCGGACCTCGACCGGCGCGCGACGGAATGGGCGAGCGCGCACACGCAGGCCTGCGAGGCGACGCGGGTGCGAGGCGAGCAGACGGAAGAGCAGCTCGGCCGGCGCATGGTCTGCCTGGAGCGGCGGCTCACCGATCTCGGCGCGCTCACGCAGGCGCTCGCGCAAGCCGACGTCGCCGTGGTCGACGGGAGCGCGCGCGCGGTCTCCGAGCTCGCGCCCGTGAGCGATTGCGAAAACCTGGCGTCGCTCTCCTCGATGGATCCACGTCCGGAGGATCCGGCCGCGCAGGAGGAGATCAACCGCATCTCGGGCGATCTCTCCCGCGCGCGCGCAGAGCTCGCCGTCGGTCGTTACGAGGACGGGCTCGCGCGGATGGATCCGCTGATCGAGCGCGCCGCCGGCACACGTCATGGGCCGCTTTCAGCGGAGGCGCTTTACCTGCGCGCGCGCCTTCGAGACCTCCTCGGCCGGGATCGAGAAGCCGAGGTGGATTATCACGCCGCCGCCCACGCAGCGATTTCGAGCCACCACGACGAGATCGTGGCGAGCGCCTGGGTGGATCTCTTCGGCATTCTCTCGTTCGACACGCGCCGGGCGGAGGAAGCCGCGCGCTCGCTCGACTATGCGCGCGCGACGATTCGCAGGCGCGGCGCCAACCCGGAGCTCACGGCGCGGCTGTCCGTACGGATCTGCACGCGCGGCAATGCGCTCGCCGATGCGCCGCAAATCGAGGCCGACTGCCGGCGCGCCATCGACGAGGTCGAGCGATTCGCGCCCCACGACCCGGAGCTGCTCGCGGCCTCGCTGCAAGCGCTCGGGAGCGCGCTGCGCAACCAGGGCAAGCTCGCCGATGCCCGAGCGGCCGTCGATCGCGCGATCACCACGCTGTCGAAGACGCTGGGCAAAGACCATCCGTCGGCGCTGCGCGCGCGCCGGGCGCTCGCCCTCGTCCACCAGGAGAGCGGCGCGCTGGCCGAGGCGGAGGCCGAGAGCCGATCCATCCTCGAGAGCAGCGAACGGAACCTGCCGGCCGACCACCCCATGCGACGGTCGGCGCTCTTCGACCTGGCCCGGGTCCTCACGACCCGGGGCGACCACGCCGGGGCGCTGCCCCTCTTTCAGCAGGCCTACGAGGCGCAGCGCCGCGCGCGCGGCGAGGACTCCGAACAAGCAGCCACCTGCCTCGAAGCCATGGGGCGCGCCCAGCACAGCCTGGGGCGCAAAAAGGAAGCCATCGACCATTACCAGCGCTCGCTGGCCATCCGAGAAAAGACGCTCGGCGCCGATCACGTCTCCGTCGCCGGCACGCTGGTGCTCCTCGCGGTCGTGCGAGACGACGAAGGCGCCCACGAGGAAGCCATCTCGCTCGTGCGCCGCGCGCTCGACATCCGCGAAAAAGCGCTCGGGCCGGAGCATCCCCTCGTCGCGAAAACGCTCGATACGCTGGGCCGATTCTACACCACGCTCGGCCGCCTGGACGCCGCCGAGCCGCTGCTCGAGCGCTCCCTCGTCATCAACGAGGCGCGGCTCGGCAAAGAACACCCCTCGCTCGCCGACGCGCTCGTCCCGCTCGCAGACATCCACCTCGAACGTCACGCGCCCAAACGAGCCATCCCGCTGCTCGAACGCGCCATTGCCCTGTACGTGCGCCACCCGGGCGACCCCGCCATCCTGGCGGAGGCGCGTTATTCCCTCGCGCAAGCGCTCGTGGCCGTCGGAGAGGACCGTCGGCGCGCCATCACGCTCGCCGACGAAGCACGCGCAGGGTACGTGGCCGCCGGGCCAAGGGCAGAATCCGCCGTCGCAGAGGTCGATGCGTGGCTCCGTCAGAACAGGCGGTGA
- a CDS encoding sigma-70 family RNA polymerase sigma factor — MGDGSALARCFLSAWRAARPDAPPDAMEGDLASLEAALASLLAEARAAWAPVKIEPNVFIPYLAARIGTDAPLTRALSPRACTDLYLACACAHGDAAALTTFDKTLLRDVTAALSRIDLGSTTLEDLRDRIRHRILIGEGGALPRISEFTGRGDLRGWLRVVAVREALGLLRKQKREERAHVELAHLDPASGDPELARIEQLYREEFQSAFREALATLSPRERNLLRQHYQQGLGIDQLSALYDIHRATAARWLARARENLASGTRQRMRERLQVERGELDDILRLIQSRLEITLRSQG; from the coding sequence ATGGGAGACGGTTCGGCTCTGGCGCGCTGCTTCTTGTCTGCGTGGAGAGCTGCGCGGCCGGACGCCCCGCCGGATGCGATGGAGGGCGACCTGGCCTCGCTCGAAGCGGCGCTCGCCTCCCTGCTCGCCGAGGCCCGCGCGGCCTGGGCCCCGGTGAAAATCGAGCCGAATGTATTCATTCCCTACCTCGCCGCGAGGATCGGCACGGATGCGCCATTGACGCGCGCGCTCTCGCCCCGCGCGTGCACGGATCTGTACCTCGCCTGCGCGTGCGCCCACGGCGATGCGGCGGCCCTCACGACGTTCGACAAGACCTTGCTCCGCGACGTCACGGCGGCGCTTTCGCGTATCGACCTCGGGAGCACCACGCTGGAGGACCTGCGCGACCGTATCCGGCACCGAATCCTCATCGGCGAGGGCGGCGCGCTCCCTCGGATCTCCGAATTCACGGGCCGGGGGGATCTACGCGGGTGGCTGCGGGTCGTCGCCGTGCGCGAGGCGCTCGGCCTCTTGCGCAAGCAGAAGCGCGAGGAGCGCGCGCACGTCGAGCTTGCCCACCTCGACCCCGCGTCGGGGGATCCCGAGCTCGCCCGGATCGAGCAGCTCTACCGCGAGGAGTTCCAGAGCGCCTTCCGCGAAGCGCTGGCCACGCTCTCGCCGCGGGAGCGCAACCTCCTCCGGCAGCACTACCAGCAGGGCCTCGGCATCGATCAACTGAGTGCGCTCTACGACATCCACCGCGCGACGGCCGCCCGGTGGCTCGCCCGCGCCCGCGAGAACCTCGCCTCGGGCACGCGGCAGCGCATGCGCGAGCGCCTGCAGGTCGAGCGCGGCGAGCTGGACGACATTCTCCGCCTCATCCAGAGCCGGCTGGAGATCACGTTGCGGTCGCAGGGGTAG
- a CDS encoding peptidoglycan-binding protein translates to MGRKTREDVGGTEARPALSAEAPFMLTLLDVGEQPYGDAVLCRFGDISIMIDGAHPANHRRKDGHLSIQEQIKPLLPQRGRASVVTLLIVSHAHQDHIGCLPRLVRDGHLVAEWALVAHPELGWGKVGRERAAPEVSPSALRIAAALREEPQEFDDAGEESAFLEAAQRMDDEYREMLNTLARKGTRVIPFLGSDDPAVRPLVEALARRGVSLKLLGPTRKHVAACAEGISGGLETMSVEIEKVLAAESTESPDEEADEAKEARELEVYRRFASRFASADEEAGGGEEAGIPRVSKFVNLQSSVLVFAYQGKKFLFTGDMQLADPQTTDPTVLAGMKKILGAIRKDAPYDFVKLSHHGSDNGISAELLELMGNPRLLGICAGEKSSRHPNARTIDLMKRTRAKRDLRWARTDKNGLTTIRFDKGEPAVNVSCGHINDASPPRGSRRSETADMDEADMDEADMDEADMDEVDMDEVDMEETESRARGKPVASGPCVGSAPEHGDETNVGFAGERGEETNVAPLEGVLEFVPGYRRAGGVAAELEHGLETGAAPSDPVLRPARPAKPTGEEATLAIEAAAEPETLFDPAYLAPITATESIVGGVDDRRLITPTTALPWRAICSLRMTSADGKRFIGTGCLINPRTVLTAGHCVYSHAFGGFMKSVEVTPALDSDARPFGSVVGKKFHAAEEWIKDKSSEYDYGVILLDEPIRLESGFFVPMPASNAELEGVLANIAGYPSDRELGRRLFFHARKLQNIGTRRVQYDIDTFGGQSGSPVWVTLPNGKRIVTAIHTNGTTPSVKFNSGTRITAEVLRNLTKWAAEAEAPNPRRRRAPRREEAPATESAGERPRERTATMLRGRVIDRVRRPIAGATVAISAGDAPYPEVAAISAEDGSFTLPITRSGRYGVEAFSAGGRGATTTTVAGDETSDATIMLDSEREDMTNETVAAPSKPPLRGMPLPGTGMKRCVKSEAVTQLQNALVRLGHMTKAQVNADRGTFGEQTEAALKKFQAKHGVPVTGTYGPKTRAAFAKLGAKVAKAPKPRRTTRGGV, encoded by the coding sequence ATGGGCCGTAAAACACGCGAGGACGTGGGCGGGACCGAGGCGCGCCCCGCCCTTTCCGCCGAGGCGCCGTTCATGCTCACGTTGCTCGACGTAGGGGAACAACCCTACGGCGATGCAGTGCTCTGCCGCTTCGGCGACATCTCCATCATGATCGACGGGGCCCACCCCGCCAATCACCGGCGGAAAGACGGACACCTCTCGATTCAGGAGCAGATCAAGCCGCTCCTGCCGCAGCGAGGTCGCGCATCCGTGGTGACCCTCCTCATCGTCTCTCATGCGCATCAGGATCACATCGGGTGCCTGCCGCGGCTCGTGCGCGACGGGCACCTCGTCGCCGAGTGGGCGCTCGTGGCGCATCCGGAGCTCGGCTGGGGCAAAGTGGGCAGGGAACGCGCGGCGCCGGAGGTATCGCCCTCCGCGCTCCGGATCGCGGCGGCCCTGCGCGAGGAGCCGCAAGAGTTCGACGACGCCGGCGAGGAGAGCGCGTTCCTCGAAGCGGCACAGCGCATGGATGACGAGTACCGCGAGATGCTGAATACGCTGGCCCGCAAAGGAACGCGGGTCATTCCGTTTTTGGGGAGCGACGACCCTGCGGTCCGGCCGCTCGTGGAGGCGCTCGCGCGCCGCGGGGTTTCCCTGAAGCTCCTCGGCCCGACCCGAAAACACGTCGCCGCCTGCGCGGAGGGCATCTCCGGGGGTCTGGAGACGATGAGCGTCGAAATCGAGAAAGTGCTCGCGGCCGAGAGCACCGAGAGCCCCGACGAGGAGGCTGACGAGGCCAAAGAGGCGCGTGAGCTCGAGGTTTACCGTAGGTTCGCCTCGCGTTTCGCCTCCGCGGACGAGGAGGCCGGGGGGGGCGAGGAGGCGGGAATTCCCCGCGTATCGAAGTTCGTGAACCTCCAGAGCTCGGTGCTGGTCTTCGCATATCAAGGCAAGAAGTTCCTGTTCACCGGGGATATGCAGCTCGCGGATCCGCAAACCACGGACCCCACGGTGCTCGCTGGGATGAAGAAGATCCTCGGGGCCATCCGGAAGGACGCGCCCTACGACTTCGTGAAGCTGTCGCATCACGGGAGCGACAACGGAATCAGCGCAGAGCTCCTCGAGCTCATGGGGAATCCCCGATTGCTCGGCATATGCGCCGGCGAAAAGAGCAGCCGGCACCCGAACGCGAGGACGATCGATCTCATGAAGAGGACACGCGCCAAGCGCGACCTGCGCTGGGCGCGGACCGACAAGAACGGGCTCACGACGATCCGCTTCGACAAGGGCGAGCCGGCCGTGAACGTGTCCTGCGGTCACATCAACGACGCGAGCCCGCCGAGAGGCTCGAGGCGATCGGAAACGGCGGACATGGACGAGGCGGACATGGACGAGGCGGACATGGACGAGGCGGATATGGACGAGGTGGATATGGACGAGGTGGACATGGAGGAGACAGAATCGCGCGCACGTGGAAAGCCGGTCGCTTCCGGGCCGTGCGTCGGGTCTGCCCCGGAGCACGGGGACGAGACCAACGTCGGGTTTGCCGGGGAGCGGGGGGAGGAGACCAACGTCGCTCCCTTGGAGGGAGTCCTGGAGTTCGTACCTGGGTATCGGCGCGCCGGCGGGGTCGCCGCCGAGCTCGAGCACGGGCTCGAAACGGGCGCTGCGCCCTCCGACCCTGTCCTGCGCCCCGCCCGCCCCGCCAAGCCCACGGGGGAGGAAGCCACGCTCGCGATCGAGGCCGCGGCCGAGCCGGAGACCCTGTTCGACCCAGCCTACCTGGCCCCCATCACGGCGACCGAGAGCATCGTCGGCGGCGTCGACGATCGGCGGCTCATCACCCCGACGACGGCGCTGCCCTGGCGCGCGATATGCTCGTTGCGCATGACCAGCGCCGATGGAAAGCGGTTCATTGGCACGGGCTGCCTCATCAATCCGCGCACCGTCCTCACGGCGGGGCATTGCGTCTATTCCCACGCCTTCGGAGGCTTCATGAAATCCGTGGAGGTCACCCCGGCGCTTGATTCCGACGCGAGGCCGTTCGGCTCGGTGGTGGGGAAGAAGTTCCACGCCGCGGAGGAGTGGATCAAGGACAAGTCGTCGGAGTACGATTACGGCGTCATCCTGCTCGACGAGCCCATCAGGCTCGAAAGTGGCTTCTTCGTGCCCATGCCGGCCTCGAACGCGGAGCTCGAGGGCGTCCTCGCGAACATCGCGGGGTACCCTTCGGATCGAGAGCTCGGCCGGCGCCTCTTCTTCCACGCGCGAAAGCTCCAGAACATCGGGACGCGGCGGGTCCAGTACGACATCGATACGTTCGGCGGTCAGAGCGGCAGCCCGGTGTGGGTCACGCTCCCGAATGGGAAGCGCATCGTGACGGCGATCCACACGAACGGCACCACGCCCAGCGTGAAGTTCAACTCGGGGACGCGGATCACCGCCGAGGTGCTCCGCAACCTGACGAAATGGGCGGCGGAGGCGGAGGCGCCGAATCCGCGGAGGCGACGCGCGCCGCGCAGAGAAGAGGCGCCCGCGACGGAGAGCGCAGGGGAACGGCCGCGGGAGCGTACGGCGACGATGCTCAGGGGCCGGGTCATCGACCGTGTACGACGCCCCATCGCCGGCGCCACCGTCGCGATCAGCGCAGGCGACGCGCCTTATCCCGAGGTCGCAGCGATCTCGGCGGAGGACGGCTCCTTCACGCTGCCGATCACGAGGTCGGGGCGTTACGGGGTGGAGGCATTTTCGGCGGGAGGCAGAGGCGCCACCACGACCACCGTCGCGGGGGACGAGACGAGCGACGCGACCATCATGCTCGATTCGGAGAGAGAGGACATGACGAACGAAACGGTGGCGGCGCCGTCGAAACCTCCGCTGCGTGGGATGCCACTCCCGGGGACAGGCATGAAACGCTGCGTCAAGAGTGAGGCCGTGACGCAGCTCCAGAATGCGCTGGTGAGGCTCGGTCACATGACGAAGGCCCAGGTGAACGCGGACCGGGGCACGTTCGGCGAGCAAACCGAGGCGGCGCTGAAGAAGTTCCAGGCCAAACACGGCGTGCCGGTCACGGGCACCTACGGCCCGAAGACGCGCGCGGCCTTCGCGAAGCTCGGCGCGAAGGTGGCCAAAGCGCCGAAGCCCCGCCGCACGACGCGCGGCGGCGTATAA
- a CDS encoding ATP-binding protein, which yields MKSKARTNVYESPSSFVGRALDMAILRDRFDEGARLVTIVAPGGMGKTRVATRFAALHGAAYAAHGGGVWFCDLTDAGDVAAMCRVVASVLGVALERTTEESAVVAALGQALARKNRVLLLLDNVEHIAAAAAGVVAAWMKVAPHARILVTSRVVLGIAGEHLVPLEPLRVPEPGASREALFATEGVALFLSRAREVRPGFDVGPAELAALGDVVRATDGIPLAIELCAARVRLLGLGQIRSRLAEPLDFLVRREDHGRHSSMRRTILDSLVQLDEAERACFAASSVFRGGFTLEAAESVLARPGADVLGVLEGLVARSLVRMRAEGDEARFSLFEAIRELAAEELQKRPGELERTADQHTRWFAQFGRALAEEAAFGGAAREKLGREMDNMVAAHARALEDAEHAPEGDGVALALGLALALEPVVVPRGLFELRLVLLDRAITAAQATTAGAQSPDFAAALVARGVARRELGDPKTSVDDLEAGLALARARGDAALEALACTHLGESVETLGRTVEARAHFVRGLACLGGAAGGRSRRVREAEIRACLGHAHRREGDLAAAEREAKRALALYRDADCEDRLPRVLYETAVIALFRESYAEAGAHLDEGLVIVRQSGDKHAEGALLSAQGILFQERGKLDAALACHAHAVRLFHEIGSRHREGSALYYLGTTFLERGSPGEATKMLMRSFDLMGAAGFHRYEALIAGCLASVWSEEGDPEASAQWLAKAQRAAAACKSEPALQATVAIHEAHVALAKASEPDRARLLEEARALARGRSNDDVRFALRILLAAGQHGLAAPTEALVVSDEGARLRLPGARASVDLSSRAPLRRILLALAKLRASAPGQTLPLDEIIRAGWPGERIGADAAANRVRVALATLRKLGLRDVLMTGQGGYLLDPATAVYIAPQGL from the coding sequence ATGAAATCGAAGGCGCGTACGAACGTGTACGAGAGCCCGTCGTCGTTCGTGGGGCGCGCCTTGGACATGGCGATCCTGCGCGACCGGTTCGACGAGGGCGCGCGGCTCGTGACGATCGTCGCGCCCGGAGGCATGGGCAAGACGCGCGTGGCGACGCGATTCGCAGCATTGCATGGCGCGGCGTACGCGGCCCACGGCGGCGGGGTGTGGTTTTGCGACCTGACGGACGCCGGCGACGTGGCGGCGATGTGCCGCGTCGTGGCGTCGGTGCTGGGCGTGGCGCTCGAACGGACGACGGAGGAGAGCGCCGTGGTGGCGGCGCTCGGGCAGGCCCTCGCCCGGAAGAACCGCGTGCTCCTGCTCCTCGACAACGTGGAGCACATCGCGGCCGCGGCCGCCGGCGTGGTGGCCGCATGGATGAAGGTCGCGCCGCACGCGCGCATCCTGGTGACGTCGCGGGTCGTGCTCGGCATCGCGGGCGAGCACCTCGTGCCGCTGGAGCCGCTCCGGGTGCCGGAGCCCGGCGCGAGCCGCGAGGCGCTGTTCGCGACCGAAGGCGTGGCGCTCTTCCTGAGCCGCGCGCGCGAGGTGCGGCCGGGCTTCGATGTGGGCCCGGCCGAGCTCGCGGCGCTCGGGGACGTCGTGCGCGCGACGGACGGCATCCCGCTCGCGATCGAGCTCTGCGCAGCACGTGTGCGGCTGCTCGGCCTGGGGCAGATCCGGAGCCGCCTGGCCGAGCCGCTCGATTTCCTGGTCCGGCGCGAGGACCACGGGCGGCATTCGTCGATGCGGCGCACGATCCTGGACTCGCTCGTGCAGCTCGACGAGGCCGAGCGCGCGTGTTTCGCGGCGTCGTCGGTGTTTCGCGGGGGTTTTACCCTGGAGGCGGCGGAGAGCGTGCTCGCTCGGCCGGGCGCCGACGTGCTCGGGGTGCTGGAGGGGCTCGTCGCGCGCTCGCTCGTACGAATGCGCGCGGAGGGCGACGAGGCGCGTTTCTCGCTCTTCGAGGCGATCCGCGAGCTCGCCGCGGAGGAGCTGCAAAAGCGGCCGGGAGAGCTCGAACGCACGGCCGACCAGCACACGCGCTGGTTCGCGCAATTCGGCCGCGCGCTCGCCGAGGAGGCGGCCTTCGGCGGCGCCGCGCGGGAGAAGCTCGGTCGCGAGATGGACAACATGGTGGCGGCGCACGCGCGCGCGCTCGAAGATGCGGAGCACGCGCCCGAGGGAGACGGCGTCGCGCTCGCGCTCGGGCTCGCGCTCGCGCTCGAGCCAGTCGTCGTGCCACGAGGGTTGTTCGAGCTGCGGCTCGTCCTGCTCGACCGAGCGATCACGGCGGCGCAGGCGACCACGGCCGGGGCGCAGTCCCCGGATTTCGCGGCCGCCCTCGTCGCGCGAGGCGTCGCGCGGCGCGAGCTCGGCGATCCGAAGACCTCCGTCGACGATCTGGAAGCCGGCCTCGCGCTCGCCCGCGCGCGGGGAGATGCAGCGCTCGAGGCGCTCGCCTGCACGCACCTCGGGGAGAGCGTCGAGACGCTCGGCCGCACAGTCGAGGCGCGCGCGCATTTCGTGCGAGGTCTCGCATGCCTCGGGGGCGCAGCGGGGGGCCGGTCGCGGCGCGTGCGGGAGGCCGAGATCCGGGCATGTCTCGGGCACGCGCACCGCCGCGAGGGGGATCTCGCCGCAGCCGAGCGCGAGGCAAAACGAGCGCTCGCGCTCTACCGTGATGCCGATTGCGAGGATCGGCTGCCGAGGGTGCTGTACGAGACGGCGGTCATCGCCCTCTTTCGCGAGAGCTACGCGGAGGCGGGCGCGCATCTCGACGAGGGGCTCGTGATCGTGCGGCAGAGCGGCGACAAACACGCCGAAGGCGCGCTCCTGAGCGCGCAGGGCATCCTGTTTCAGGAGCGCGGGAAGCTCGACGCGGCGCTCGCATGCCACGCGCACGCCGTGCGTTTGTTCCACGAGATCGGGAGCCGTCACCGCGAGGGGAGCGCGCTCTATTATCTCGGGACGACGTTTCTCGAACGAGGCTCGCCAGGCGAAGCGACGAAGATGCTGATGCGTTCGTTCGACCTGATGGGCGCAGCGGGGTTTCACCGGTACGAGGCGCTGATCGCCGGGTGTCTCGCGTCGGTGTGGTCCGAAGAAGGGGATCCCGAGGCCTCCGCGCAGTGGCTCGCGAAAGCACAACGCGCAGCCGCCGCATGCAAGAGCGAACCAGCCTTGCAAGCGACCGTCGCAATTCACGAAGCCCACGTCGCGCTGGCAAAGGCGAGCGAGCCCGATCGAGCGCGGCTGCTGGAGGAGGCGCGCGCACTCGCGCGCGGGCGTTCGAACGACGACGTGCGGTTCGCACTCCGGATCCTGCTCGCAGCCGGCCAGCACGGGCTCGCGGCGCCCACGGAGGCGCTGGTCGTCTCCGACGAGGGGGCACGGCTGCGGCTGCCAGGGGCACGCGCATCCGTAGACCTGTCGAGCCGCGCGCCGCTGCGCCGCATCCTGCTCGCCCTCGCAAAGCTACGAGCCTCCGCGCCTGGACAAACGCTACCGCTCGACGAGATCATCCGCGCCGGCTGGCCCGGGGAGCGCATCGGCGCAGATGCCGCAGCAAACCGCGTGCGCGTGGCACTCGCGACGCTCCGCAAGCTCGGGCTCCGCGATGTCCTGATGACAGGCCAGGGCGGATATCTCCTCGATCCGGCGACGGCCGTTTACATTGCGCCGCAGGGGCTTTGA